The following proteins are co-located in the Triticum aestivum cultivar Chinese Spring chromosome 1A, IWGSC CS RefSeq v2.1, whole genome shotgun sequence genome:
- the LOC123060920 gene encoding probable calcium-transporting ATPase 6, plasma membrane-type, giving the protein MEGGGSSWASMEGYLNEYFHIPAKNPPSDARLRWRRAVGLVVRNRRRRFREFSALGAIDDAQRRRILGKVQVVINVHRAALHFINGVKQYHLTHELAEEGFSISPDELAEITGMREDSTILKLHGGTSGISRKIKASLQDGVNEIEITTRQKLYGTNMHAEKPARSFWMFVWDALHDLTLNILIVCALVSLVVGLATEGWPKGIYDGLGIILSILLVVLVTASSDYKQSRKFMELDREKQKIYVLVTRDKKTKKVLIQDLVVGDILHLSIGDVVPADGLFISGYCLLVDESSLSGESEPIQVSEEKPFLHGGSKVVDGTAKMLVTAVGSRTEWGKIMGTLSDNGVDETPLQVKLNGVATIIGQIGLVFAILTFVVLLARFLVNKGMDVGLMNWSANDALTIVNYFAIAVTIIVVAVPEGLPLAVTLSLAFAMKKLMNDKALVRHLAACETMGSVSCICTDKTGTLTTNHMIVDMVWIGNISKSVNGDSKITELKSVISERSMAILIQGIFVNTGSEVVKGDDGKRTILGTPTEAALLEFGLTVEGDRYTEYNKIRRVRVEPFNSVKKKMSVIIHLPNGGFRSFCKGAPEIILEHCDTMLNGEGDIVPLSDMQKQNVLNIINSFASEALRTLCIAFQDLNEFSDEQTIPENGYTLIALFGIKDPVRPGVRDAVMTCMAAGITVRMVTGDNINTAKAIAKECGILTEDGIAIEGRELHGKSEDELRELLPKIQVMARSLPMDKFKLVTSLKSMYQEVVAVTGDGTNDAPALCESDIGLAMGIAGTEVAKENADVIIMDDNFKTIINVARWGRAVYVNIQKFVQFQLTVNIVALIVNFVSACVIGTAPLTAVQLLWVNMIMDTLGALALATEPPNDEMMKWSPVRRGDSFITKVMWRNILGQALYQLLVLGTLMIVGKRLLDIEGPTADKTINTLIFNSFVFCQVFNEINSREMDKINVFRGIFRNWIFVGILTATVIFQVIIVELLGTFANTVPLSLELWSLSVVLGSVSMIVSVILKCIPVESGKRFTKPHGYELIPEGPEAL; this is encoded by the exons GGAAAAGTCCAGGTTGTGATTAATGTGCACAGGGCAGCATTGCACTTTATCAATG GCGTAAAACAATACCACTTAACACATGAGCTTGCTGAGGAAGGATTTTCTATCAGCCCGGATGAACTGGCAGAAATTACTGGCATGCGCGAAGATTCGACAATCTTGAAGCTGCATGGTGGAACCAGCGGAATATCTAGGAAAATCAAAGCCTCTCTGCAAGATGGTGTCAATGAAATTGAAATAACAACCAGACAGAAACTGTATGGTACTAACATGCACGCCGAGAAGCCCGCTAGAAGCTTCTGGATGTTTGTGTGGGATGCACTACATGACCTGACTCTGAATATTCTCATAGTGTGTGCTCTGGTTTCTCTGGTTGTTGGCCTAGCCACCGAGGGGTGGCCGAAGGGTATATATGATGGTCTTGGCATAATACTCAGCATTTTGTTGGTGGTACTAGTTACTGCCTCCAGTGATTACAAGCAGTCAAGGAAGTTTATGGAGCTGGACCGTGAGAAGCAGAAAATATATGTCCTTGTTACTAGAGATAAGAAAACCAAGAAGGTTTTGATTCAAGACTTGGTCGTCGGCGACATCTTGCATCTTTCGATTGGTGATGTGGTTCCTGCAGATGGCTTGTTTATATCTGGCTACTGTCTACTGGTAGATGAATCTAGCTTGTCAGGTGAGAGTGAGCCAATTCAAGTTTCTGAAGAAAAGCCTTTTCTCCATGGTGGGAGTAAGGTGGTTGATGGGACGGCTAAGATGCTTGTCACTGCCGTCGGTTCACGTACCGAGTGGGGGAAAATCATGGGCACTCTTAGTGACAATGGAGTGGATGAGACTCCTTTGCAAGTTAAGCTCAATGGTGTGGCTACGATCATTGGACAGATTGGACTTGTGTTTGCTATTCTCACATTTGTAGTACTTCTAGCAAGGTTCTTGGTTAACAAGGGAATGGATGTCGGTTTGATGAATTGGTCGGCAAACGATGCATTGACGATAGTCAACTACTTCGCTATTGCCGTGACCATCATCGTAGTCGCAGTCCCTGAAGGTCTACCGTTGGCTGTGACCCTTAGTCTTGCATTTGCCATGAAGAAGTTGATGAATGACAAAGCACTAGTCAGGCATCTCGCGGCGTGTGAAACGATGGGTTCAGTCAGCTGTATTTGCACTGATAAGACAGGAACTTTGACAACCAACCACATGATTGTCGATATGGTTTGGATCGGCAATATATCCAAGTCAGTTAATGGTGATTCAAAAATCACCGAGCTAAAATCTGTAATTTCAGAAAGATCTATGGCAATACTTATACAAGGCATATTCGTGAACACCGGATCTGAGGTGGTGAAGGGAGATGATGGCAAAAGGACCATCTTGGGCACACCAACTGAAGCAGCATTGTTGGAGTTTGGCTTGACCGTAGAAGGAGATCGATATACTGAATACAATAAGATTCGAAGAGTAAGAGTAGAGCCTTTCAATTCAGTCAAGAAAAAGATGTCAGTGATAATACACTTACCAAATGGAGGCTTCCGATCCTTCTGTAAAGGTGCACCAGAAATTATTCTAGAACACTGTGATACCATGCTGAACGGTGAAGGGGATATAGTACCACTGTCAGATATGCAGAAGCAAAATGTCTTGAACATAATCAATTCATTTGCTTCTGAGGCGTTGAGAACACTTTGCATTGCATTTCAGGATCTTAATGAATTTTCTGACGAGCAAACTATACCAGAAAATGGATACACGCTAATAGCGCTTTTTGGTATCAAGGACCCAGTTCGTCCGGGTGTCAGGGATGCAGTAATGACCTGCATGGCTGCTGGTATTACGGTAAGGATGGTTACCGGAGACAACATCAACACTGCAAAAGCCATTGCCAAGGAATGTGGGATATTAACCGAGGATGGCATAGCGATAGAAGGACGAGAGCTTCACGGTAAGAGCGAGGATGaactgagggagctcctccctaaaATTCAG GTAATGGCCCGTTCGTTGCCTATGGACAAGTTCAAATTGGTAACAAGCCTGAAAAGCATGTATCAAGAGGTAGTTGCAGTTACTGGTGATGGAACCAATGATGCCCCGGCATTGTGTGAGTCAGATATTGGACTGGCAATGGGTATTGCTGGCACTGAG GTCGCAAAAGAGAACGCTGATGTCATAATAATGGATGACAATTTCAAAACTATCATAAATGTTGCTAGATGGGGGCGTGCAGTTTACGTGAACATCCAAAAGTTTGTGCAGTTCCAGCTTACAGTTAATATAGTGGCTCTGATAGTGAATTTTGTCTCGGCGTGTGTCATAG GGACTGCACCTCTTACTGCTGTCCAGTTGCTATGGGTTAACATGATCATGGATACATTGGGAGCGTTGGCCTTAGCAACAGAACCGCCAAATGATGAGATGATGAAGTGGTCGCCTGTAAGGCGCGGAGATAGTTTTATCACTAAGGTTATGTGGAGAAATATTCTTGGCCAGGCTTTGTATCAGCTCCTTGTATTGGGCACCCTCATGATAGTTGGAAAGAGACTCCTTGATATTGAAGGTCCAACAGCCGATAAAACGATCAATACTCTCATATTCAACTCTTTCGTCTTTTGCCAG GTTTTCAACGAAATAAACAGCAGGGAAATGGACAAGATCAACGTCTTCCGAGGGATATTCAGAAATTGGATCTTTGTCGGCATACTGACAGCTACAGTAATATTCCAAGTGATCATAGTGGAACTTCTTGGAACTTTCGCAAACACCGTGCCGTTGAGTTTGGAACTATGGTCGCTCAGCGTCGTTCTTGGCTCAGTTAGTATGATTGTCTCCGTGATCCTCAAGTGCATTCCAGTTGAATCTGGGAAGAGATTTACCAAGCCGCACGGGTATGAGCTGATCCCTGAAGGCCCGGAAGCTCTCTAG